A single Lactuca sativa cultivar Salinas chromosome 8, Lsat_Salinas_v11, whole genome shotgun sequence DNA region contains:
- the LOC111911891 gene encoding uncharacterized protein LOC111911891: MECNRDEALRAKGIAERKFLTKDISGAKKFALKAQTLFPELEGITQMIATLDIYLAAENKINGESDFYGILGVSPLADDKTVRGHYRNLALSLHPDKNKSIGADGAFKYISEAWSLLSDKARRKAYDQKRNTNTNQNGFYNFTRSTTTTTTKSATATTSQTNLKTFWTVCHACKMQYEYLRMYLHQNLLCPNCHEPFLAIETPAPNTKVSTKGLKSSKISTKNQAKHRKGENLGDYTTHQWGPFSNTTTTPASSVQAATLVQRAYERVKREREEAQAAIKREEALKRKKKRSGNVSSSGHHTSGGVVDLKKGVLSNDVNSLLVHKARIEIKKRLSQWKSETLVNCKVDRKEEQKDDSVNELSRTNTMTPLLIDVQDPDFHNFDRERSEGRFREGEIWAVYDDDDGMPRNYAFIHKVKSIDPFKIKVCWLLNSTTNNNESMDVFPLKKAFGEFRIGKHQSLCFANYFSHKVNFKKMENGSFEVYPRKGEVWALYREWNEEKNRNEFNFKHKYEIVQVDECDEEEEGFKVTQLVKVAGFKTVFHRQINVKDRRVIPESEITRFSHQIPSYFLTGQESLNAPKGCCELDPAAVPDEFLQVIAVEEEEEENIHDHDDIDESAVLADVKQVVNLDDEVVV, encoded by the coding sequence atgGAGTGCAATAGAGATGAAGCTTTAAGGGCGAAAGGAATAGCAGAGAGGAAATTTTTAACAAAAGACATTTCAGGGGCAAAAAAGTTTGCTTTAAAAGCCCAAACTTTGTTTCCTGAACTTGAGGGTATTACTCAAATGATAGCAACTCTAGATATTTATCTTGCTGCAGAAAATAAAATAAACGGTGAATCAGATTTTTATGGGATTCTTGGTGTAAGCCCATTAGCTGATGATAAAACCGTGAGAGGGCATTACCGTAATTTAGCTTTGTCTCTTCATCCAGACAAGAACAAATCCATAGGGGCAGATGGGGCATTTAAGTATATTTCAGAAGCATGGAGTCTGCTATCTGATAAAGCAAGAAGAAAAGCATATGACCAAAAGAGAAACACAAACACTAATCAAAATGGTTTCTACAATTTCACAAGAAGTACAACTACAACTACAACTAAAAGTGCAACTGCAACCACTTCACAAACAAATTTGAAGACATTTTGGACTGTATGCCATGCGTGCAAGATGCAATACGAGTATTTAAGAATGTATCTTCATCAAAATCTCTTATGCCCAAATTGCCATGAACCCTTTTTAGCAATCGAGACTCCTGCCCCAAATACAAAAGTTTCTACAAAAGGTTTAAAAAGCTCCAAAATATCAACCAAGAATCAAGCAAAACATAGGAAAGGTGAAAATCTTGGTGATTACACAACCCACCAGTGGGGCCCGTTTTCCAATACAACAACAACTCCTGCTTCTTCTGTTCAAGCTGCTACTTTGGTTCAACGTGCTTATGAAAGGGTAAAAAGGGAAAGAGAAGAAGCTCAGGCTGCCATTAAACGTGAGGAagctttaaaaagaaaaaagaaaagatcAGGTAATGTTTCATCATCTGGGCATCATACTAGTGGTggagtggttgatttgaagaaagGTGTTTtgagtaatgatgtcaattctcTACTTGTTCATAAGGCAAGAATCGAAATCAAGAAAAGATTGAGTCAATGGAAGTCAGAAACTTTGGTCAACTGTAAGGTTGACCGGAAAGAAGAACAAAAAGATGACTCGGTCAATGAGCTGTCAAGAACGAACACAATGACACCACTCCTGATTGATGTCCAGGATCCGGATTTTCACAACTTTGATCGGGAAAGAAGCGAAGGGCGTTTTCGGGAAGGTGAAATATGGGCAgtgtatgatgatgatgatgggatGCCAAGAAATTACGCTTTTATCCACAAGGTGAAATCAATCGATCCGTTCAAAATAAAGGTATGTTGGCTTCTTAATTCAACAACAAATAATAACGAAAGTATGGATGTTTTTCCTTTGAAGAAAGCATTTGGGGAGTTTAGAATAGGCAAACACCAGAGTCTCTGTTTTGCTAATTATTTTTCACATAAAGTTAATTTTAAGAAAATGGAAAATGGGAGTTTTGAAGTTTATCCAAGGAAAGGAGAGGTTTGGGCTTTATACAGAGAATGGAATGAGGAAAAAAACCGGAATGAATTCAATTTCAAACATAAGTATGAAATTGTTCAAGTTGATGAgtgtgatgaagaagaagaagggtttaaGGTTACCCAACTTGTGAAAGTTGCAGGCTTTAAAACCGTGTTTCATAGGCAGATAAATGTCAAGGACAGAAGGGTAATTCCGGAAAGTGAAATAACGCGGTTTTCGCATCAAATCCCATCTTACTTTCTAACAGGTCAAGAATCTTTGAATGCTCCAAAGGGTTGTTGTGAGCTGGATCCTGCAGCTGTTCCTGATGAGTTTCTTCAAGTGATAgcagtagaagaagaagaagaagaaaacatcCATGATCATGATGATATTGATGAGTCAGCAGTTTTAGCGGATGTTAAGCAAGTGGTGAACTTGGATGATGAGGTAGTGGTCTGA